From a single Micromonospora carbonacea genomic region:
- the tmk gene encoding dTMP kinase produces the protein MPNVGPARGGTAIESQNSGESPGESPSAGPPGAEDTGRTGTQAGAPPAGTQPADRSGAAAIRSVLRIRPFRRLWIVLGAASFGDWLGLLATSVFAAAQVSGSTAQGAAFGTLIAIRLLPALILGPVAGVLADRFDRRWTMVICDVLRFLLFASIPLFALTGASGGLVVGWAAVATFLIETITLLWIPAKEAAVPNLIPRARLEAANQLTLITTYGLTPIAAALGLALLDRSVRGATGGEMPSWAEPAQLALWFNAFSRLATALVVAFGIKEISQAQAGEAERTEQGVMRQFTEGWKYIGQTPLVRGLVLGIFGAFAGGGIVIGTAKFFAASLGAGDAAFYLLFGAMFIGLALGIGLGPMIVREMSRRRWFGMSIVLASASVVVLAFAVHLSMAMLGAILVGAGAGMAFLAGTTLLGGEVADEVRGRVFAVVQIGTRLVLILAIALSSLLVGVGGSRKLTIADLGISVSSTRLLLLAAGAAGIFAGISAFGQMDDKKGVPVLADLWGSIRGRPLMPAEHFVSSGLFVVFEGGEGAGKSTQLAALAERLRGQGREVVVTREPGATEVGARIRALLLDATAEGPSPRAEALLYAADRAHHVATVVRPALVRGAVVISDRYVDSSLAYQGAGRTLPVDEVSWLSSWATGGLKPDLVVLLDVDPHTGLSRVAARNEGADRLEAESVAFHERVRYAFLDLAANDPKRYLVLDASRPVEETAGLVARRVEEFLVDPAGIVHPRPAQGPDTSVQPELSDSELVTMEHRT, from the coding sequence GATCCGCTCCGTGCTGCGCATCCGACCGTTCCGCCGACTCTGGATCGTGCTCGGCGCCGCCTCCTTCGGCGACTGGCTCGGCCTGCTCGCCACCTCGGTCTTCGCCGCCGCCCAGGTCTCCGGCAGCACCGCCCAGGGCGCCGCGTTCGGCACCCTGATCGCGATCCGGCTGCTGCCCGCGCTGATTCTCGGCCCGGTGGCCGGCGTCCTCGCCGACCGGTTCGACCGGCGCTGGACCATGGTCATCTGCGACGTGCTGCGCTTCCTGCTGTTCGCCTCCATCCCGCTGTTCGCGCTCACCGGGGCCAGCGGCGGGCTGGTGGTCGGCTGGGCGGCAGTCGCCACCTTCCTGATCGAGACGATCACCCTGCTCTGGATCCCGGCCAAGGAGGCCGCGGTCCCCAACCTCATCCCGCGCGCCCGGCTGGAGGCGGCCAACCAGCTCACCCTGATCACCACGTACGGGCTGACCCCGATCGCCGCCGCGCTCGGCCTGGCCCTGCTCGACCGCAGCGTCCGGGGGGCCACCGGCGGGGAGATGCCGTCCTGGGCCGAGCCGGCGCAGCTCGCGCTCTGGTTCAACGCGTTCTCCCGGCTCGCCACCGCCCTGGTCGTCGCCTTCGGGATCAAGGAGATCAGCCAGGCGCAGGCCGGCGAGGCCGAGCGCACCGAACAGGGCGTCATGCGCCAGTTCACCGAGGGCTGGAAATACATCGGCCAGACCCCGCTGGTCCGTGGCCTGGTGCTCGGCATCTTCGGCGCGTTCGCCGGCGGCGGCATCGTGATCGGCACGGCCAAGTTCTTCGCCGCGTCCCTCGGCGCCGGTGACGCCGCCTTCTACCTGCTCTTCGGCGCGATGTTCATCGGCCTCGCCCTGGGCATCGGGCTCGGCCCGATGATCGTCCGGGAGATGTCCAGGCGGCGCTGGTTCGGCATGAGCATCGTGCTGGCCAGCGCGTCGGTGGTGGTGCTCGCGTTCGCCGTGCACCTGTCCATGGCGATGCTCGGCGCGATCCTGGTCGGGGCGGGCGCGGGCATGGCCTTCCTCGCCGGCACCACGCTGCTCGGCGGCGAGGTCGCCGACGAGGTGCGCGGCCGGGTCTTCGCGGTGGTGCAGATCGGCACCCGGCTGGTGCTGATCCTCGCCATCGCGCTGAGCAGCCTCCTCGTCGGCGTCGGCGGCTCCCGCAAGCTGACCATCGCCGACCTCGGCATCTCCGTCTCCTCCACCCGGCTGCTGCTGCTCGCCGCCGGCGCGGCCGGCATCTTCGCCGGGATCAGCGCGTTCGGCCAGATGGACGACAAGAAGGGCGTGCCGGTCCTCGCCGACCTGTGGGGGTCGATCCGGGGCCGCCCGCTGATGCCGGCCGAGCACTTCGTCTCCAGCGGGCTCTTCGTGGTCTTCGAGGGCGGCGAGGGGGCCGGCAAGTCCACGCAGCTCGCCGCGCTCGCCGAGCGGCTGCGCGGGCAGGGGCGCGAGGTGGTGGTCACCCGGGAGCCGGGCGCGACCGAGGTCGGCGCGCGGATCCGCGCGCTGCTGCTCGACGCGACCGCCGAGGGCCCGTCCCCGCGCGCCGAGGCGCTGCTCTACGCCGCCGACCGGGCGCACCACGTCGCCACCGTCGTCCGGCCGGCGCTGGTCCGGGGCGCGGTGGTGATCAGCGACCGGTACGTCGACTCGTCCCTGGCCTACCAGGGGGCCGGGCGGACCCTGCCCGTCGACGAGGTCTCCTGGCTCTCCTCCTGGGCCACCGGCGGCCTCAAGCCCGACCTGGTGGTGCTGCTCGACGTGGACCCGCACACCGGCCTGTCCCGGGTGGCCGCCCGCAACGAGGGGGCCGACCGGCTGGAGGCCGAGTCCGTCGCCTTCCACGAGCGGGTCCGGTACGCCTTCCTCGACCTCGCCGCGAACGACCCGAAGCGCTACCTGGTGCTGGACGCGTCCCGCCCGGTCGAGGAGACCGCCGGTCTGGTCGCCCGCCGGGTGGAGGAGTTCCTGGTCGACCCGGCGGGGATCGTGCACCCCCGGCCCGCCCAGGGGCCCGACACCTCGGTGCAGCCCGAGTTATCCGACTCGGAGCTGGTGACGATGGAGCACCGCACCTGA